TCGATTGAGGACGACTTCACCGGCCTCCAGTCTCGCCATTGCCAGTATTTTGGTGGTCAGGTCCGACATACGCTGGGCTTCCTCACTGATGGCGGCCACCAATTTTTTCCTGTGGGCATCGTCCAAACGCTCCCCATCCGCTTCTAGCGTCGTGGCCGCCGTGACGATTGTGGCAAGGGGCGTTCTCAAATCGTGGGAGATACTGCTGAGCAAGGAGTTCCGCAGGGTTTCCGCCTCTATCTTCAAGGTTGCATCTTGGGCTTGCTCAGCCAGACGAGCCCTTTCGAGGGTATGAACGATCTGGTTAAGAAACGTGTCCAGGAGTTGGCGTTGTTCCGGTGCCGAAATCTGCGGCAAATCGACAGCTTCCAGTGCGAGAACGCCAAGAGGTCCCGTCGATCCGTTGAGGGGCACGTATAACGCAGTGACATTAGCGACCGGATCAGTCCCATAGCCGGTTATCTGGCCTTTCTGAAATGCCGATTGAGCCCTGTCCAAATCGGCTCCCTGCAGAGAGATCTCCAATGGAGGTTCGCCGGGATAACCGATGAGCCCATTGTGGTCAGGAAACAGCAATGTGTTTCGACTGCCGAACTCAGAATAGACATGACGTACGCCGATTTCTACTATTTCGCTTTCGAGCTGCGCCTCCGCCAATTCCTTACTCAGTCGGTAAAGAGCCGATGCTCGATGTTCGCGCTGTTCTGCCTCCCGTTTCTGGAAACGGATTGTTTGAGCCAGCTTGCTGGTGACAGCGCCGACCAATATTGTCACTGCGAGTCCTGCCAAATTTTCCCGATCGGCGATCGCAAAGGAAAAGATGGGAGGTGCGAAGAAAAAAGCAAAGGACGCGGCGTTG
This portion of the Methylococcus mesophilus genome encodes:
- a CDS encoding DUF4118 domain-containing protein; amino-acid sequence: MMSQDSKSNGNCTGVSRARYGYWPWFWGVVVPLILTLLDWLFRQWLTSSNILMFDLLGVFFVAIRFGFWPSILASLINAASFAFFFAPPIFSFAIADRENLAGLAVTILVGAVTSKLAQTIRFQKREAEQREHRASALYRLSKELAEAQLESEIVEIGVRHVYSEFGSRNTLLFPDHNGLIGYPGEPPLEISLQGADLDRAQSAFQKGQITGYGTDPVANVTALYVPLNGSTGPLGVLALEAVDLPQISAPEQRQLLDTFLNQIVHTLERARLAEQAQDATLKIEAETLRNSLLSSISHDLRTPLATIVTAATTLEADGERLDDAHRKKLVAAISEEAQRMSDLTTKILAMARLEAGEVVLNRQWYAPEEIIGSALRRLDKRLKGRSINLNMKDGQALIYVDAVLLQQVLVNLLDNADKYSPAGLPIDIELQTTPLGLFISIVDRGAGVPDSMQQKIFNKFFRVHAETAQSGVGLGLSICRSIVEAHGGMIEMSNRDGGGAVFKLRLPIPEHAPTITPEERG